AGGAAATTATTAATACATTAAAATTTATATTGGATAAACAAAATGACGATGGCGAATGGGTGTACACATTTCCTGATGGTGCTGTACATAAATTAAATAATAAAAGTTCAGGCATGACCCAAGGATTGGCAATTTCATTTATTATAAGATGTTATTATTTAGGTTTTTTAGATTATGAACTGTGTATTGATAGAATTAAAAAAGCAAAAAATGCTATGTTAAGCAAAAAACACATATCGATATATAATAATTGTGAAATTATCGAAGAGTTTTATACTCCAGGAGATACTCCATTAAATGGTGCAATTTTTGCATTATTTGGGTTGTATGATTATTGTAAATTTATTTCTGACATGTCAGAATTCAATAAATTTAATAATGATTATAAAAAGCATGTTCATAATTACGAATTTTATAAATGGTCATATTATGATGTAAAGAAAAACATTTGTAGTTGTTTTTATCACCAGTTACATATTGA
This genomic window from Lentimicrobiaceae bacterium contains:
- a CDS encoding D-glucuronyl C5-epimerase family protein, whose translation is MGIIKKIKYGISRAIAELKGENDYWHPRLKPLDKTECSNDIYFLDMSPKADYYGEMEGAVPIFYLNGKYPVFFYITILNYGLGLLNKKKKGINVDEEIINTLKFILDKQNDDGEWVYTFPDGAVHKLNNKSSGMTQGLAISFIIRCYYLGFLDYELCIDRIKKAKNAMLSKKHISIYNNCEIIEEFYTPGDTPLNGAIFALFGLYDYCKFISDMSEFNKFNNDYKKHVHNYEFYKWSYYDVKKNICSCFYHQLHIDLLNALFILTGDMVYKRISKKWEKGLKYKYVFIILKSFQKITNIKSMTMSYDKLQK